The following coding sequences are from one Halobacteria archaeon AArc-dxtr1 window:
- a CDS encoding 30S ribosomal protein S7, whose product MSEQEQPEPDAPAGGADVGAKLFGTWEIGEIAYEDPSTERYIAVTPIAHTGGRHASKQFKKSQISIVERFINQLMQTEENTGKKQQTLNHVRDAFELIYEQTEENPIQVLVTAVENAAPREETVRLKYGGISVPKAVDVAPQRRVDQALKFLAQGVQSASFKSPTSASEAIASQLIGAANGDVNTYAVRQKEEKERVAAAAR is encoded by the coding sequence ATGTCCGAGCAAGAGCAACCCGAACCCGACGCTCCTGCCGGCGGCGCCGACGTCGGCGCCAAGCTGTTCGGCACGTGGGAGATCGGCGAGATCGCCTACGAGGATCCCTCGACTGAGCGCTACATCGCGGTGACGCCGATCGCTCACACCGGTGGGCGCCACGCGAGCAAGCAGTTCAAAAAGTCCCAGATCTCGATCGTCGAGCGGTTTATCAACCAGCTGATGCAGACCGAAGAGAACACGGGTAAGAAACAGCAGACGCTGAATCACGTCCGTGACGCCTTCGAACTCATCTACGAGCAAACCGAGGAGAACCCGATTCAGGTGCTCGTGACCGCTGTCGAGAACGCGGCTCCCCGAGAGGAGACCGTCCGCCTGAAGTACGGTGGTATCTCGGTCCCCAAGGCCGTCGACGTCGCGCCCCAGCGTCGCGTCGACCAGGCACTCAAATTCCTCGCCCAGGGCGTCCAGAGCGCCTCGTTCAAGTCGCCGACGTCCGCGTCGGAGGCGATCGCGAGTCAGCTTATCGGCGCGGCAAACGGTGACGTCAACACGTACGCCGTTCGCCAGAAAGAAGAGAAAGAGCGCGTCGCAGCTGCGGCACGCTAA
- a CDS encoding endonuclease/exonuclease/phosphatase family protein has product MVRRAEPGGKRTVNGRRRQFLRSVGAAGIGSVFAGCVSDDADDENDDSDPATFVVSDLDPETATAMRDQTADVTATVENVGDEEGTQDVDLRIDDDGVDSETLTLESGERADVSFAVDIADLEGGEYEHAVATADDAASGTITVEAALEALTYNIRLDLESVGVDLDDGEDPWDERRDRVVDLVDDIDPDIIGAQEVLPHQLDHLEEDLPAYEWYGVARDEDGEGEAVPVGWRWDRFEAIETGTFWLSETPDEPSQGWDSAFPRVVSWAELEERSSGTRHWVASVHFDNSGEEARLESAKMIRERVTERLGDGQRCIVLGDFNARVDEEPYEVVTDVLVDSRTVSAEVEGPEGTYHGWNDEPDPEDRIDYVFVPEPAPVERYQVIPEDHEEGYRSDHLPVSVRIDSYSLEK; this is encoded by the coding sequence ATGGTACGAAGAGCGGAGCCTGGCGGAAAAAGAACAGTGAACGGTCGGCGGCGACAATTTCTGCGGAGCGTCGGTGCGGCCGGAATCGGCAGCGTGTTCGCCGGCTGTGTCAGTGACGACGCAGACGACGAAAACGACGACAGCGATCCTGCGACCTTCGTAGTGAGCGATCTGGATCCCGAGACGGCGACTGCGATGCGTGACCAAACCGCCGACGTGACCGCGACGGTCGAGAACGTCGGCGACGAGGAGGGAACCCAGGACGTCGACCTCCGAATCGACGACGATGGCGTCGACAGCGAAACGCTCACCCTCGAGAGCGGCGAGCGTGCGGACGTCTCGTTCGCAGTCGACATCGCCGATCTCGAGGGCGGCGAGTACGAGCACGCGGTGGCGACAGCCGACGATGCGGCCTCCGGAACGATCACCGTCGAGGCCGCACTTGAGGCGCTGACGTACAATATCCGGTTGGATCTTGAGAGTGTAGGGGTGGACCTCGACGATGGAGAGGATCCATGGGACGAGCGACGCGATCGGGTGGTTGATCTCGTCGACGACATTGACCCGGACATAATCGGTGCACAGGAAGTGTTGCCACACCAGCTCGATCACCTGGAGGAGGATCTCCCGGCCTACGAGTGGTACGGCGTTGCGCGTGACGAGGACGGTGAGGGCGAAGCCGTCCCCGTTGGTTGGCGTTGGGATCGCTTCGAGGCGATCGAGACGGGCACGTTCTGGCTCTCTGAGACACCGGACGAACCGAGTCAAGGCTGGGATTCGGCATTCCCGCGGGTCGTCAGCTGGGCTGAACTGGAGGAACGAAGCTCGGGAACGCGACACTGGGTGGCCAGCGTCCACTTCGATAATTCGGGGGAAGAGGCACGCCTCGAGAGTGCGAAGATGATCCGTGAACGAGTCACAGAACGGCTCGGAGACGGCCAACGGTGTATCGTCCTCGGCGATTTCAACGCCAGAGTAGACGAGGAGCCGTACGAGGTGGTGACTGACGTGCTCGTCGACTCACGAACGGTTTCAGCGGAGGTCGAGGGCCCCGAAGGGACGTATCACGGCTGGAACGACGAGCCCGACCCCGAGGATCGAATCGACTACGTGTTCGTCCCGGAGCCCGCACCTGTCGAGCGCTACCAGGTGATCCCCGAGGATCACGAGGAGGGGTACCGATCGGACCACCTGCCCGTATCCGTGCGTATCGACAGTTACTCGCTCGAAAAGTGA
- a CDS encoding 30S ribosomal protein S12 encodes MANGKYAARKLKKDRQNQRWSDSDYARRARGLREKSDPLEGAPQARGIVLEKVGIEAKQPNSAIRKCVRVQLIKNGKQVTAFCPGDGAISFIDEHDEVTIAGIGGAKGRAMGDLSGVNYKVDKVNGVALLELVRGNAEKPVR; translated from the coding sequence ATGGCAAACGGCAAGTACGCCGCGCGCAAGTTAAAGAAGGACCGCCAGAATCAGCGGTGGTCCGACTCTGACTACGCGCGCCGCGCTCGTGGACTTCGCGAGAAGTCCGACCCCCTCGAGGGCGCCCCGCAAGCTCGCGGTATCGTTCTCGAGAAGGTCGGTATCGAGGCAAAGCAGCCCAACTCGGCGATCCGAAAGTGCGTCCGAGTCCAGCTGATCAAAAACGGCAAGCAGGTCACCGCGTTCTGTCCCGGTGACGGCGCCATCTCCTTTATCGACGAACACGACGAAGTCACCATCGCCGGGATCGGTGGGGCGAAGGGTCGTGCGATGGGTGACCTTTCGGGCGTCAACTACAAAGTCGACAAGGTAAACGGCGTTGCGCTGCTCGAACTCGTTCGTGGCAACGCGGAGAAACCGGTGCGATAA
- the rpoA2 gene encoding DNA-directed RNA polymerase subunit A'' — MTEVDFDVDDDVIVLVEDTSLPRRLKDRVYGAIEDRDGVTVEQAADIVTAVENDYIDSRVDPLDPVGTVSAQSIGEPGTQLTMNTFHYAGVAEIDVTQGLPRLIELVDARKTPDTPMMTVYLEDEYATERERAHEVVWKIEATKILALGDVSTNVADMRVQISLNRDTLEERMITPEEVAEIIEDNLGVSTVQQGTEIQFGPEEPSYRDLLQLVEELRDITFKGIEEISRVVIRREEMDDGEEQFILYTEGSAFGDVLSIEGVDASRTTCNNIHEIHRNLGIEAAREAIIEETNNTLAEQGLDDVNVRHLMLVADMMTNEGTVESIGRHGISGSKDSVLARAAFEVTVNHLLNAAIHGEIDELDGVTENVIVGKPIKLGTGDVDLRMGSTGGKAD; from the coding sequence ATGACTGAGGTCGACTTCGACGTCGACGACGACGTGATCGTTCTCGTCGAGGACACCAGCCTGCCGCGTCGACTCAAGGATCGCGTCTACGGCGCCATCGAGGACCGAGACGGGGTTACTGTCGAGCAGGCCGCCGACATCGTGACCGCCGTCGAGAACGACTACATCGACTCTCGCGTCGATCCCCTGGACCCCGTCGGCACCGTCAGCGCCCAGTCGATCGGCGAACCGGGAACGCAGCTGACGATGAACACGTTCCACTACGCAGGGGTCGCCGAGATCGACGTCACCCAGGGGCTGCCCCGGCTCATCGAGCTGGTCGACGCCCGGAAGACGCCCGACACGCCGATGATGACGGTGTATCTCGAAGACGAGTACGCCACCGAGCGAGAGCGCGCCCACGAGGTCGTCTGGAAGATCGAGGCGACGAAGATCCTCGCACTGGGTGACGTCTCGACGAACGTCGCGGACATGCGCGTCCAGATCTCGCTCAACCGCGACACCTTAGAGGAGCGGATGATCACGCCCGAGGAGGTCGCCGAGATCATCGAGGATAACCTCGGCGTCTCGACGGTTCAGCAGGGCACCGAGATTCAGTTCGGCCCCGAGGAACCCTCGTACCGTGATCTCCTCCAGCTGGTCGAGGAGCTTCGGGACATCACGTTCAAGGGAATCGAGGAGATCTCCCGAGTCGTTATTCGCCGTGAGGAGATGGACGACGGCGAGGAGCAGTTCATCCTCTACACCGAGGGATCTGCCTTCGGCGACGTGCTCTCGATCGAGGGCGTCGACGCTTCCCGAACGACCTGTAACAACATCCACGAGATTCACCGCAACCTCGGGATCGAAGCCGCTCGCGAGGCGATCATCGAGGAGACCAACAACACGCTCGCCGAGCAGGGTCTCGACGACGTGAACGTTCGGCACCTGATGTTGGTCGCGGACATGATGACCAACGAGGGTACGGTCGAGTCGATCGGCCGCCACGGCATTTCCGGCTCGAAAGACTCCGTACTCGCCCGCGCGGCGTTCGAGGTGACGGTCAACCACCTGCTCAACGCCGCGATCCACGGCGAGATCGACGAACTCGACGGCGTGACGGAGAACGTCATTGTCGGCAAACCGATCAAGCTCGGCACCGGCGACGTCGATCTCCGGATGGGTTCGACCGGCGGGAAAGCCGACTGA
- a CDS encoding DUF5781 family protein, which yields MELRIQGSGPTAPFLGARDRFETEYDLSLPVYVRLRDDPDERTWAGHYDDRHVLNISRQAASSALARELALHEFAHMARYEEAHPSHTQSIEEVLYLALAGKRVERRQLAHCYQIANHMKDIYADDITLSVGPGEKLLSFLESSLAAAVADRPGTPPQTGRQRISPAADPEITAVNAAFALALAERHDLVGEDHRLYDLAHVAGTDAPKIDLEGFRQRFRTLATDTDESAYRETLVDATRSYVSATSTAAD from the coding sequence ATGGAGCTTCGTATTCAGGGGTCGGGGCCGACGGCCCCCTTTCTCGGCGCTCGAGACCGATTCGAGACCGAGTACGATCTCTCGTTACCCGTCTACGTTCGCCTCCGGGACGACCCCGACGAGCGCACCTGGGCGGGCCACTACGACGACCGCCACGTGCTGAACATCTCGCGACAGGCTGCTTCGAGCGCGCTCGCTCGCGAACTCGCGCTTCACGAGTTCGCCCATATGGCTCGGTACGAGGAGGCCCACCCCTCACACACCCAGTCGATCGAGGAAGTGCTGTACCTCGCGCTGGCGGGCAAGCGTGTCGAGCGCCGACAGCTCGCACACTGCTATCAGATCGCCAACCACATGAAAGACATCTACGCCGACGACATCACCCTCTCGGTCGGTCCCGGCGAGAAACTCCTCTCGTTTCTCGAGTCCTCGCTGGCCGCGGCGGTCGCCGACCGGCCGGGAACGCCTCCGCAGACGGGCCGACAGCGCATCTCGCCCGCCGCGGACCCGGAGATCACCGCGGTCAACGCGGCGTTTGCGCTCGCACTCGCAGAGCGCCACGACCTCGTCGGCGAGGACCATCGGCTCTACGACCTCGCACACGTCGCAGGAACCGACGCCCCCAAAATCGACCTCGAGGGATTCCGCCAGCGATTCCGAACGCTCGCGACAGATACCGACGAGAGCGCCTATCGGGAGACGCTGGTCGACGCCACCAGGTCATACGTGAGCGCGACGAGTACGGCAGCTGACTGA
- a CDS encoding DNA-directed RNA polymerase subunit A' — MQNSTPKDIGSIDFGLMEPEEYREMSATKIITADTYDDDGFPIDMGLMDPRLGVIDPGLECKTCGKHSGSCNGHFGHIELAAPVIHVGFTKLIRRLLRGTCRECSKLLLTEDERDEFRADITESRKLGRDLNDVTKAAIRQARKKDRCPHCGEIQYDIDHEKPTTYYEVQQVLTSEYSQRIAGAMQGNEEEGIDRTTPDELAEKTEIELTRINEILSGSFRPRESQRKAIEKALDIDLTEEDTNKLMPSDIRDWFEAIPDEDLQVLGINAERSRPEWMILTVLPVPPVTARPSITLDNGQRSEDDLTHKLVDIIRINQRFMENREAGAPQLIIEDLWELLQYHVTTFMDNEISGTPPARHRSGRPLKTLSQRLKGKEGRFRGSLSGKRVNFSARTVISPDPTLSLNEVGVPDRVAKEMTQTMNVTARNVSEARRYVSNGPEGHPGANYVRRPDGRRLKVTEKNCEELAEKVEAGWEVNRHLVDGDIVIFNRQPSLHRMSIMAHEVVVMPYKTFRLNTVVCPPYNADFDGDEMNMHALQNEEARAEARVLMRVQEQILSPRFGENIIGAIQDHISGTYLLTHDNPRFNETQALDLLRATRIDELPEPSGIDDEDKPFWTGRDVFSELLPDDLDLEFTGTIGEDVVIEDGQLVEGTIAEDEVGEFGGEIVDTITKEYGNTRARVFINEVSTLAMRAIMHFGFSIGIDDETIPSEAQDRIDETIEDANDRVEELIEAYERGELESLPGRTIDETLEMKIMQALSRARDNAGNIAEEHFEADNPAVVMANSGARGSMLNLTQMAGAVGQQAVRGERINRGYEDRTLSHYEPNDLSAEAHGFVENSYTAGLTPREFFFHAMGGREGLVDTAVRTSKSGYLQRRLINALSELETQYDGTVRDTSDTIVQFEFGEDGTSPVKVSSGDDHDVDVEGIADRILNEEFDSEEERSQFLGREPLPTNLSEHADSRRLPEGTEVTSDD; from the coding sequence ATGCAAAACAGTACACCAAAGGACATCGGATCGATTGACTTCGGGCTGATGGAGCCCGAAGAGTACCGGGAGATGAGCGCGACGAAGATCATCACGGCCGACACCTACGACGACGACGGCTTCCCCATCGATATGGGGCTGATGGACCCCCGACTGGGGGTCATCGACCCCGGCCTCGAGTGTAAGACCTGTGGGAAACACTCCGGCTCGTGTAACGGCCACTTCGGCCACATCGAGCTGGCCGCGCCCGTCATCCACGTCGGCTTCACGAAGCTCATCCGGCGCCTGCTTCGGGGCACCTGTCGAGAGTGTTCGAAGCTGTTGCTCACCGAAGACGAGCGAGACGAGTTCCGAGCAGACATCACGGAGTCACGCAAGCTGGGTCGGGATTTAAACGACGTGACGAAAGCGGCGATCCGACAGGCGAGAAAGAAAGATCGGTGCCCCCACTGTGGCGAGATTCAGTACGACATCGACCACGAGAAGCCGACCACCTACTACGAGGTCCAGCAGGTTCTCACGAGCGAGTACTCCCAGCGCATCGCCGGCGCGATGCAGGGCAACGAGGAGGAGGGAATCGACCGAACCACTCCCGACGAGCTCGCCGAGAAGACCGAGATCGAGCTGACCCGGATCAACGAAATCCTCTCGGGTTCGTTCCGCCCACGTGAGAGCCAGCGCAAGGCCATCGAGAAGGCACTGGATATCGACCTCACCGAGGAGGACACGAACAAGCTGATGCCAAGCGACATTCGGGACTGGTTCGAGGCCATCCCCGACGAGGACCTTCAAGTGCTCGGGATCAACGCCGAGCGCTCCCGGCCCGAGTGGATGATCCTTACTGTCCTTCCCGTCCCGCCGGTCACCGCGCGCCCCTCGATTACGCTCGACAACGGGCAGCGCAGCGAGGACGACCTCACCCACAAGCTGGTCGACATCATCCGGATCAACCAGCGGTTCATGGAAAACCGCGAGGCCGGTGCTCCGCAGCTGATCATCGAGGACCTGTGGGAGCTGCTGCAGTACCACGTGACGACGTTCATGGACAACGAGATCTCGGGGACGCCGCCGGCCCGACACCGATCCGGCCGACCCCTCAAGACCCTCTCACAGCGCCTCAAGGGCAAGGAGGGACGCTTCCGTGGCTCGCTGTCCGGGAAGCGCGTGAACTTCTCGGCTCGTACCGTCATCTCGCCTGACCCGACACTCAGCCTGAACGAGGTCGGCGTTCCGGACCGCGTCGCCAAGGAGATGACCCAGACGATGAACGTCACGGCTCGGAACGTCTCCGAGGCACGTCGATACGTCTCGAACGGTCCAGAGGGCCACCCAGGCGCGAACTACGTCCGCCGTCCCGACGGCCGGCGGCTGAAGGTTACTGAGAAGAACTGCGAGGAACTCGCCGAAAAGGTCGAGGCTGGATGGGAGGTCAACCGCCACCTCGTCGACGGCGACATCGTCATCTTCAACCGGCAGCCCTCGCTGCACCGGATGTCGATCATGGCCCACGAGGTCGTGGTCATGCCGTACAAGACGTTCCGACTGAACACCGTCGTCTGTCCGCCGTACAACGCCGACTTCGACGGCGACGAGATGAACATGCACGCCCTCCAGAACGAGGAGGCCCGCGCCGAGGCTCGCGTTCTCATGCGCGTCCAGGAGCAGATCCTCTCCCCACGCTTCGGCGAGAACATCATCGGGGCGATCCAGGACCACATCAGTGGAACCTATCTGCTGACCCACGACAACCCGCGCTTTAACGAGACGCAGGCCCTGGATCTCCTGCGAGCGACCCGGATCGACGAACTACCCGAACCCAGCGGGATCGACGACGAGGACAAGCCGTTCTGGACTGGCCGGGACGTCTTCTCAGAACTCCTCCCCGACGATCTGGATCTCGAGTTCACCGGTACAATCGGTGAGGATGTCGTCATCGAGGACGGCCAGCTTGTCGAGGGGACGATCGCCGAAGACGAAGTCGGCGAGTTCGGCGGCGAGATCGTCGACACGATCACCAAGGAGTACGGTAACACGCGTGCCCGCGTCTTCATCAACGAGGTTTCGACGCTCGCGATGCGGGCGATCATGCACTTCGGGTTCTCGATCGGGATCGACGACGAGACGATTCCGAGCGAGGCCCAGGATCGGATCGACGAGACGATCGAAGACGCAAACGACCGCGTCGAAGAGCTCATCGAGGCCTACGAGCGCGGCGAGCTCGAGAGCCTCCCCGGGCGGACGATCGACGAGACCCTGGAGATGAAGATCATGCAGGCGCTCTCGCGTGCCCGTGACAACGCCGGGAACATCGCCGAAGAGCACTTCGAAGCCGACAACCCGGCGGTCGTCATGGCCAACTCCGGGGCTCGCGGATCGATGCTCAACCTGACCCAGATGGCAGGCGCCGTCGGCCAGCAGGCAGTTCGGGGCGAGCGAATCAACCGCGGCTACGAGGACCGAACGCTGAGCCACTACGAGCCAAACGACCTCTCGGCAGAGGCCCACGGCTTCGTAGAGAACTCCTACACCGCCGGCCTCACGCCGCGGGAGTTCTTCTTCCACGCGATGGGTGGCCGCGAGGGGCTGGTCGACACCGCCGTCCGAACCTCGAAGTCCGGCTACCTGCAGCGTCGACTGATCAACGCGCTCTCCGAACTGGAGACGCAGTACGACGGCACCGTCCGGGACACCTCGGACACGATCGTCCAGTTCGAGTTCGGCGAGGACGGCACCTCGCCGGTCAAAGTCTCGTCTGGCGACGACCACGACGTCGACGTCGAGGGGATCGCTGACCGGATACTCAACGAAGAGTTCGACAGCGAGGAGGAGCGATCACAGTTCCTCGGCCGTGAGCCGCTGCCGACGAACCTCTCCGAGCACGCCGACAGCCGTCGCCTGCCCGAGGGAACGGAGGTGACCTCGGATGACTGA
- the serS gene encoding serine--tRNA ligase gives MLDRSHLRERPEAVRAALENRGADVDLDAVIELDETWREYKKRGDSLRHERNEISSQIGELKQTGEEEAAQEAIEESQSLKAEIEAVEAEATELEAELEERLLEFPQLPDESVPVGEDEDENVEHRRWGFDREHDLPERVVPHYDLGEDLDIIDEARGAKTTGSGFYFLKGDGARLEHALVQFMMDVHREQGYVDLFPPIPVTSESMRGTGQLPKFSDDAYRLGGSNDEAYDDEDLWLCPTAEVPVTNMYAGDMLLQDDLPLKHQAYTPNFRREAGEHGTETRGIVRVHQFNKVELVNFVEPEESYDRLEGLLDEAEEILRQLGLPYRILELCTGDLTFASAKTYDIEVWAPGDDMDDGPEEGGRWLEVSSASNFEDFQARRAGLRYRPERHESAEYIHTLNASGVALPRVMVAILEYYQNDDGTVTIPEALRPYMGGQEVIEGHEKVGEAAVGAGERE, from the coding sequence ATGTTAGACCGGAGCCACCTTCGCGAGCGTCCCGAGGCGGTACGCGCGGCCCTCGAGAACCGAGGCGCCGACGTGGATCTGGACGCGGTGATCGAGCTCGACGAGACGTGGCGCGAGTACAAGAAACGCGGCGACAGCTTACGCCACGAGCGAAACGAGATTAGCAGTCAGATCGGCGAGCTAAAACAGACAGGCGAGGAGGAGGCCGCCCAGGAGGCCATCGAGGAGTCCCAGTCGCTGAAAGCCGAGATCGAAGCCGTCGAGGCGGAAGCGACAGAGCTCGAGGCCGAACTGGAAGAACGGCTCCTCGAGTTCCCACAACTACCAGACGAGAGCGTCCCCGTCGGCGAAGACGAAGACGAGAACGTCGAGCACCGCCGCTGGGGCTTCGATCGAGAACACGACCTGCCCGAGAGGGTCGTCCCTCACTACGACCTCGGCGAGGACCTCGACATCATCGACGAAGCACGGGGCGCGAAGACAACCGGATCCGGCTTCTACTTCCTCAAAGGCGATGGCGCACGTCTCGAGCACGCGCTGGTCCAGTTCATGATGGACGTCCACCGCGAACAGGGGTACGTCGATCTCTTCCCGCCGATTCCCGTCACAAGCGAGTCGATGCGCGGCACCGGCCAGCTTCCGAAGTTCTCCGACGACGCCTACCGCCTCGGTGGCTCCAATGACGAGGCCTACGACGACGAGGATCTCTGGCTCTGTCCTACCGCGGAGGTACCGGTCACCAACATGTACGCCGGAGATATGCTCTTACAGGATGACCTCCCCCTGAAACACCAGGCCTACACCCCGAACTTCCGCCGCGAGGCCGGCGAACACGGCACCGAGACGCGGGGAATCGTCCGCGTCCACCAGTTCAACAAGGTCGAACTCGTCAACTTCGTCGAACCCGAGGAGAGCTACGATCGTCTCGAGGGACTGCTCGACGAGGCCGAGGAGATTCTGCGACAGCTCGGCCTCCCCTACCGCATTCTCGAGCTCTGTACCGGTGACCTCACCTTCGCCTCGGCGAAGACCTACGATATCGAAGTCTGGGCGCCCGGCGACGATATGGACGACGGCCCCGAAGAGGGCGGTCGCTGGCTTGAAGTCTCCTCGGCCTCGAACTTCGAGGACTTCCAGGCCCGACGGGCCGGGCTGCGATACCGGCCCGAGCGCCACGAGAGCGCGGAGTACATCCACACGCTGAACGCCTCGGGCGTCGCGCTCCCCCGCGTGATGGTCGCGATTCTCGAGTACTACCAGAACGACGACGGCACCGTGACGATCCCCGAGGCGCTACGGCCGTACATGGGTGGCCAGGAGGTCATCGAGGGGCACGAGAAAGTCGGTGAGGCCGCGGTCGGTGCGGGCGAGCGCGAGTAA
- a CDS encoding elongation factor EF-2, whose product MGRRKKIVQECERLMDEPENIRNIAIAAHVDHGKTTLSDNLLAGAGMISDETAGEQLAMDTEEDEQERGITIDAANVSMTHEYEDTNHLINLIDTPGHVDFGGDVTRAMRAVDGALVVVDAVEGAMPQTETVLRQALREGVKPTLFINKVDRLISELQEGPQEMQERLLAVIRDVNELIRGMTEDMDDIDDWTVSVEDGTVGFGSALYKWGVSMPSMQRTGMDFGEIMELERADKRQELHERTPLSDVVLDMVCEHFPNPVDAQPMRIPRIWRGDDETDLAETMRLVDEDGEVVFMVTDIAMDPHAGEVASGRVFSGSLEKGQELYVSGTAGKNRVQSVGIYMGGEREEVDHVPAGNIAAVTGLRDAIAGSTVSSVEMTPFESIEHISEPVITKSVEAQTMDDLPKLIETLRQVSKEDPTIQITINEDTGEHLISGQGELHLEVITQRIEKNQGIPVNTGEPIVVYREAVQRASDEVEGISPNRHNRFYISAEPLSEDLVETIKLGEASMDMPEQERREALQDAGMDKDDSQMVEHIHGSNILLDQTKGIQHLNETMELFIEGLEEALDNGPLANEPVQGTLIRLHDARLHEDTIHRGPAQVIPATREAVHRSLIDGQIKMLEPMQDARIDVPNDHMGAASGEIQGRRGRVDDMYQEGDLMVVEGIAPVDEMIGFASDIRSATEGRASWNTENAGFEVMSDSLQREKIMEIRERKGMKLELPQSIDYI is encoded by the coding sequence ATGGGCCGACGCAAGAAGATCGTCCAAGAGTGTGAACGGCTGATGGACGAACCGGAGAACATCCGGAACATCGCCATCGCCGCTCACGTCGATCACGGAAAAACGACCCTTTCTGACAACCTCCTGGCTGGTGCGGGCATGATCTCCGACGAGACTGCCGGCGAACAGCTCGCGATGGACACGGAAGAAGACGAACAGGAACGTGGGATCACCATCGACGCGGCGAACGTCTCGATGACCCACGAGTACGAGGACACCAACCACTTAATCAACCTCATCGACACGCCGGGCCACGTCGACTTCGGTGGCGACGTCACCCGCGCGATGCGCGCCGTCGACGGTGCGCTCGTCGTCGTCGACGCCGTCGAGGGTGCCATGCCCCAGACCGAAACGGTCCTGCGCCAGGCGCTTCGCGAGGGCGTCAAGCCGACCCTGTTCATCAACAAGGTCGACCGCCTGATCTCCGAACTGCAGGAGGGGCCCCAGGAGATGCAAGAGCGTCTCCTCGCGGTCATTCGCGACGTCAACGAGCTCATCCGTGGGATGACCGAGGATATGGACGACATCGACGACTGGACCGTCTCCGTCGAGGACGGCACCGTCGGCTTCGGATCCGCGCTGTACAAGTGGGGCGTCTCGATGCCCTCGATGCAGCGTACCGGGATGGACTTCGGCGAGATCATGGAACTCGAGCGTGCCGACAAACGCCAGGAGCTCCACGAGCGGACGCCCCTGTCGGACGTCGTCCTCGACATGGTCTGTGAGCACTTCCCGAACCCCGTCGACGCCCAGCCGATGCGTATCCCACGCATCTGGCGTGGCGACGACGAGACCGACCTCGCGGAGACGATGCGTCTCGTCGACGAGGACGGCGAGGTCGTCTTCATGGTCACCGACATCGCGATGGACCCCCACGCCGGTGAGGTCGCCTCCGGCCGCGTCTTCTCGGGTTCGCTCGAGAAGGGCCAGGAGCTGTACGTCTCCGGGACGGCGGGCAAGAACCGCGTTCAGTCCGTCGGCATCTACATGGGTGGCGAGCGCGAGGAAGTAGACCACGTTCCCGCGGGGAACATCGCCGCCGTCACCGGCCTGCGCGACGCGATCGCCGGCTCGACCGTCTCCTCGGTCGAGATGACGCCGTTCGAGTCGATCGAGCACATCTCCGAGCCCGTCATCACGAAGAGCGTCGAGGCCCAGACGATGGACGACCTGCCGAAGCTCATCGAGACGCTGCGCCAGGTCTCCAAGGAGGACCCGACGATCCAGATTACGATCAACGAGGACACCGGCGAGCACCTGATCTCCGGGCAGGGTGAGCTTCACCTCGAAGTCATCACTCAGCGTATCGAGAAGAACCAGGGCATCCCGGTCAACACCGGTGAGCCAATCGTCGTCTACCGCGAGGCCGTCCAGCGCGCCAGCGACGAGGTCGAGGGTATTTCGCCCAACCGCCACAACCGCTTCTACATCTCCGCCGAGCCCCTCTCGGAGGACCTCGTCGAGACGATCAAGCTCGGCGAGGCCTCGATGGACATGCCCGAGCAGGAGCGCCGAGAGGCCCTCCAGGACGCCGGTATGGACAAAGACGACTCCCAGATGGTCGAGCACATCCACGGCTCGAACATCTTACTCGACCAGACGAAGGGTATCCAGCACCTAAACGAGACGATGGAGCTGTTCATCGAGGGACTCGAAGAGGCCCTCGACAACGGCCCACTGGCTAACGAGCCGGTTCAGGGGACGCTCATCCGTCTGCACGACGCCCGACTCCACGAGGACACCATTCACCGTGGTCCGGCACAGGTTATCCCCGCGACCCGCGAGGCCGTCCACCGCTCGCTGATCGACGGCCAGATCAAGATGCTCGAACCGATGCAGGATGCTCGCATCGACGTACCAAACGACCACATGGGCGCCGCCTCCGGCGAGATTCAGGGCCGCCGTGGCCGCGTCGACGACATGTACCAGGAAGGTGACCTCATGGTCGTCGAGGGTATCGCACCCGTTGACGAGATGATCGGTTTTGCATCCGACATCCGGAGCGCGACCGAGGGACGTGCCTCCTGGAACACCGAAAACGCCGGCTTCGAGGTCATGTCCGACTCCCTCCAGCGCGAGAAGATCATGGAGATCCGAGAGCGCAAGGGCATGAAGCTCGAACTGCCACAGTCGATCGACTACATCTAA